From Patescibacteria group bacterium:
ATTAAGTTCTGCCGATTTGGCGACTTATGAAAAAGAAAAATCAACTGAGCCTTTTGAACAAAGGGTGAGAGCGGCGAGGGCAAAGCAAGGCGCTTATGCGCCTTTCTACAATGCCGAAGCCAGAAACGCCGGGCAGCAAGCTGAAGCGGTGGAGGGGGCAAAGACTAAAGATATTCTGGATTCCGACGAAAAATTAAGAATGTTAATTTCCGCGATTAAAAATAAAAACCAGCCGGCGGTTAGGGCGATTTTCAAGCAAATGGCGATGAATGGCGATGATAATGAAGCTCTGCAGCCTTTGGTGGGGGATACTTCCGCTTTCGGCATCCAAAAGCTGATGAGAGCTTTATCCGGTACTTGCACTAAGGAAGAATTGGCGGAAAACCCCGATTTAGCCAATCTTAACGCCGGCTTCTCCGAGCAGGACTCTATGGCTTTGGGTTCTGAAATCGGCATGATTAACAAACAGACTAATCATTGGAACGCTACGGCGCCTTATAAGATGCGAGGCGGCGTTTGGGAGAAAAGCACGGAAAAAGATATGTCGGATTTCCGCAGCGCGGAAATATCCAAAATGGATCCCCAGGTGATCGCCAGAGCTTTTAACCGGTTGGCTTACGGCCGTGAAAATAACAAGAGAGAATTTAAGTTGGATGCTGCCGGCGTGATCAGTTTGAGGCTATTGGATAACGAGAACGGCATTAAGCAGATTGACGGAAGAATGACGCAAAATACGGCGACGAAGTTGACTCAGGGTGATTCAGGCAAGAAGCTGATTGAATTGGCTAAAAATGGAATTTTATCCCAGCAGATTGTCGATATGCTTTTTAAGCGGGCGAGAACTACGGCTAAAAATCCAGCAGCCGATTTGGATGAGATACATAAGGTTTTGGGGTAATATTAAATTTTTGAGCTTGAATTATGGCGATAAATTCTTTGCCGACAAATAAAACCAGCTATCAAGACCCGTCGTTTTTAACCAAGGTTGAGGATTTTTTAAATTCTGCCGCGGCCGAGGATGATTCTAAGCGGGCCCTGGTTTTAAGCCGGATTATTGCGGAATTTTTGACGCGGAAAAAAAGTGAGTTAGAACGCAATCCTGACATTTACGATTTTTACCGGAAGGCCTTGGTAAAAGCGCAATTCATCGCTTTGCCGCTTTTGGACAATAATGTTGTTATTGATCTCCTTAAAAATCATTTTGTCAGCCAGTTCGAGATTGATCTGTATAATCTCGCGGATAAATTTAGGACTAAATTGATTGGTATTCCAGTCTATGAAGACCGCGACGCTTTGCGGAGAGAAGTCGGCAAAATTATTTTAGCCAGCGGGCAACTTTTGACCGGCGGGGCAACGCCGCCGCGCACGGTCGGCGAATGGATCAAGGATTACAGCGCCAAATTAGGCGTCGGCCGCGTGGACAGCTTGAAAAGAACCCAATATTTTCTTGATCTGGGCCGGGAGAAAAAGTTAAACGAGAAAGACCAGGGAAAATTAAAAATATTGTTTGATCTTTATGAGGAAACCAAATTATCCTCCTTGGATCCTTTTGGCTATGATTATGACGTTCCCGTGATAGTCCAAAATCAATATTTTAGCTACAAAAGAGGCTTGCTGGAAAAATTGGGAGGAAATGAAAATGAATTGGCGAAGATCAATGAGTTATTAAAAACCGGTACGTTGACCGCGGCAGTAGCCGGAGAAAAACCGGCAACTGTCCCGGGCGCGCCGAGCCGGCCGCCGGATGCCGCCGCCGACAAGCGGATCGCCGACTTAAAACAAACCGCGGCCCGATATCGTCCCGGCAGCCTGGAAAGAAAAGCGGTGGAAGCGGAAATACGGAAATTAGAAGTTAGAAGTAAGAAGTAAGAAATATTAAACAGTTATTTAATATGAGGGAGGGAAGTTATCAAGATATTGATCAGCGGACGTTTAATTTTGCCAATAGAGTTATAAAGATGGTTCCTCAATTGCCTAATAATGTGGCAACTTGGAAAATTGGCGCCCAGGTAATTGATTCGGCCACGTCGGTTAATTCTAATATTGTTCAAGCTCGCGGAGGATTATCAAAAAAGGATTTTACCCACCACTTAAGGATCTCTTTAAAAGAAGCGCGGGAAACAAAGAGATGGCTGGAAATGATCGTTGCTGTCGGCTTGACCGATATTCAGAGAATGCAGCCTTTGTTGAATGAAAACGAGGAAATAATTTGCATATTAGTAACAATGATAATAAATTCTCAAGATGAAGATTTGAACAAGAAGTAATTTCTTACTTCTTACTTCTAACTTCTTACTTCAACTGTGTTGGAATATTTAGAAAAATTTAATAATTTGCCCTCCGAGGTTAAGCAGAAAATTTCTTCCGGCGCGGTAATGGCCGCAATCGAAGAGTTGGAGGGCGAATATGGCCTGGAACTGGCCGGCTTTGTCATCAGAGTCATGGTGGGCGAATTGTATTATAAAAATCTTACCGCTAATCTGATCATTGAATATGATTTAGAACCGGAGGTGGCCGAAAAGTTGGCTCAGGATTTGCAGAATAAGATTTTTGATTCAGTGACGGACTATTTAAGCGGAGCAAGGCCGGCGATGAGTCTCAAACAGCCGGAAGCCGGTTCGCCATTTTTTGGCAATCAAGCCCCGTTAAAATCGCCCTTGCCCCGGGTAGCGGCACCGGCTGGGAGCAACCCGGCTGTTGCCAAGCCGATCGCTCCGATAGTGCGGCGCGCGCCGATAAATCCGGCGGCCGCGGCCAATTACTTGGAAGAAGATCAGGCGGATATCACCGCGGCGGGAAAAATAACCACGGCGATGAAAACGATGCCGCAGGAAAAATTCAGCGCGCTATTGGCGGGAATAATCGCGGAAGCGAAAATCAGTTTTGCCAGCGAAACTTTGTCCAAAAGATTCCAGGAAATTTTGCTTTCTTATTTGCGCGGCGTGCGGACTAAAGTCGGGGTTAAAGAAAATTTATTGAAAGATTTTGCCTCGGGCGGCGTGAAAATGTCCGAGTCCGAAGCGGACCGGATCTTGAATATCGCGCAAAAAAAATTGGCCGGCGATGAAGAAAAATTTTCTCCCAGCCCCGGCAAAGTCACGGCCAAAAGTAACGCGGGCGGCACCAATTTTATTTTTAACGAGGAAGAGATCAAACAGGCTCTTGCCCAGCGAAACGGGATGATGAAAAGCAAGACGCTTGATTTGGGGGTGTCTGGCGCTCGCGATGTCGGTTATGATCTATCGGCTTTGAAAAATTCCTCCTCCGCCAAGGCTTCCGCCTACGCTAAGGCTTCGGCGGACAAGACGGAGGACAAGACGGAGGACAAGTCGGAGGGCAAGCCGGCCGCGGCTCAAGCCCCGGTGAAAAATATTCCGCCCAGCGTTCCTGAAACTACAGAAATCATACTCAAGCCGCTCGCGGCAATTCCGGCTAGTCCGGCAAAGGTTGAAACCCCGGCGCCGGAAAAAATATCAGGTAACGAACCGAAGCGAACGGCGGCCGTGGTGGGAAATAAAAAAAGAATGGAAGATATCAAGCCTTCGCCGCGCGTCATGAGCCCGATTGACGAATTGGCTTATATGGATTTGGTTAATTTTCGCCGGCTTGATATTGCGCCGGCCAATCGGGTGGCCAAGATCGAAGCCAAGATCGCCCTTTTGGAAAAAGAAGGGATTGATAAAAAGATCGAGGGCATCCGGGTCTGGCGGCTCAATCCGGTCAATAAAACTTATTTGGCGATGGGGCAGGAAAGCATCGGTTCAGGCAAAACCATTACTGATATAATCAAAGAGCGCAAAGACCAGGGATTGAACTACCTTTCCCAGGAAGAATTCGAAGCGGTGATGGATTTAAATAACAATCTTAGGTTTTAGTAAAAAATAATTTCGAAAAGCAGAACATTAACCCATTTTAAATTACGGAAATTTGATATTAGAAATTGGAAATTTGTCGCTTCGGTAGTGACCATGAAACCAATTTCCAATTTCCAATTTCCAATTTCGTCCGTGCAGATGTTCACTGTTCCTCAATTCATCGATGTTGAGGATAAAATTATCGGGCCGATCACTACCAGGCAATTCATCATTTGTCTGGTGGGTTTGGGCGTTTTGGTTCCGGCTTGGCGATTGTTGGATCTTGTCTGGTTTATTTTGGTGGGCTTGCTTGATTTCGTGATCGTCGGCGCTTTCGCTTTTGCCAAGATCAACGGCCGACCTTTTCATTATTTTGTTTTGAATGTCATTCAGACCATGAAAAAACCGAATTTGCGCATTTGGAATCATCATAATCCGCTGAAGGATCTGCTTTCGGCCGAAGAAATAGCCGCCGAGGAAGTGCGGACAGTGACCAAGCCAACGGCAACCCGCGAACGCCTGGTCAGCTCCCATCTTAAGGAATTATCTTTGATTGTTGATACCAAGGGAGTTTACAAGGGTGAAGAAGGGGAGGAGATTGTTTAGAAGAACATAGAGCATAGAACAGAGAGCAGGCACGTGGAAATGTTCTTTGTTCTATGTTCTATGCTCTTGCTTGAATCAGCCGAACAGTTTGTTAAAAATAAAACACCAATTAATTATTGTATGCCAACAAATCAGCTCGCTAAGGGAAAGATTTCCATTTCCACCCAGCAGTATTTGGATATTGCCGAGGTTAAGGATGACGTGGTGGTGATGCGCGACGGCACTTTGCGGGCCGTACTTTTGGTTTCCAGCATCAATTTCGCTTTGAAAAGCGAAGACGAA
This genomic window contains:
- a CDS encoding four helix bundle protein; translated protein: MREGSYQDIDQRTFNFANRVIKMVPQLPNNVATWKIGAQVIDSATSVNSNIVQARGGLSKKDFTHHLRISLKEARETKRWLEMIVAVGLTDIQRMQPLLNENEEIICILVTMIINSQDEDLNKK
- a CDS encoding PrgI family protein; this translates as MKPISNFQFPISSVQMFTVPQFIDVEDKIIGPITTRQFIICLVGLGVLVPAWRLLDLVWFILVGLLDFVIVGAFAFAKINGRPFHYFVLNVIQTMKKPNLRIWNHHNPLKDLLSAEEIAAEEVRTVTKPTATRERLVSSHLKELSLIVDTKGVYKGEEGEEIV